One segment of Rubripirellula amarantea DNA contains the following:
- a CDS encoding ATP-binding protein encodes MSDNFELFDRHRETPVRWQSSKETDSDDHNIPSPWKNGDQFGQFTLEKLLGAGSSGWVFRAYDAERDRHCVLKVLKPRNKEMLLRNRIGFRRMLTIEHPNLVKADRIYQIDDYTALSMNEVRGTTLAEAIRRIANMEPEQAFATLLTLIRDYATGLAVLHAHGLVHRDIKPHNLMVDENNRGVIIDYSLVDYYELNDQASHASGLFIATLRYTAPEAICQQRYLPAGDIYSLGLVVADALYIVAKATSHFPTSLRGEEAFTPRFGDMEVDTDLIIENLGGLKQIVPDLIRDACVEMLDRHPSERPTAMRLARLGLPPTSVVPWVVEDPMFGRQEELKKVSDWADSVFEGKVSRLHITGPSGIGKSRLLTEVVNLIESRRWGQVFTAKCRAREDAPLQAFAQICDMIGHRYRREDREKMRLHACSANFLCQSFPVLGAVIQRVDEFDPTPVQELTRDDALEAGAQLSEELRNMGPLFIVIDDAQWADRDSLNVLDRLQVAVGQHGLGLITVSREPKDPQRRSANVTIALEKLSLKTAVEMLQHAAQRHGLDVPLDQIERYAVTADGSAFRLQELAEEFSPSGMLHWLHRPLGEDDELGELAVQPDPYGSIDQFWRRRVDMLSSDAKALLPLIAAGGHSSTRQLTELSGLGDAVDAAISELTKARLIIDDATGRECISILHDRVADELVGSFSEQVQHAAHAKWAELLIKEENPELAARIAGHLFAANRPTQAVHFAILAAEDAERLLALTEAARWFSIAAKYTEGKERVDLVRRTARNYLDADRPAAAAQYYRELSKLVDGDERDECERLSVILSIRCGRFLSVRDQLDKLTKRLQLPRPKSSLMSVVSIAIRYSKLAWKRRKRKTNGVEVRDVVEAFGIGKESADGVDSSSEYVLQRKRLDMCNQLARPMSLFDSLYAAELNVVAASLVADYGTDEQRIHVAVGEAVFGCYNPGKARNDGEAIILALNQYVSANGQLKSRADVWAAIACAHTLASRWSQVNAPLRLAVDAYQSLRDRNGFELAHTQWMDLWADWNLGRWSQMRDPSEQMISDATKRSDLYMQLLTVGGFGVGSYLIDDRLDELQRVFEANQKTEFDSRNTVLFQVFDWMAQVQLQWYEGNYREAWNIYRTMEPALHRYPFGSMQMMRIVRASFGSLGALHCFNDAHAAAWTRQVQMRIVQLRREKNPFSDAIADLHEGLLHEKLVGVSGKANDRDRAIELFNSAIKLAKPQRLRPIELAAIDAISRLSAELNGDLSGDLIGDFIEDLSGTDPQAVSTGQLVNRMVKQGIAQPEKLARLYTIDPKSIS; translated from the coding sequence ATGTCTGACAATTTCGAACTGTTTGATCGACATCGCGAAACACCTGTCCGTTGGCAATCAAGCAAAGAGACCGACAGCGATGATCACAACATTCCTTCCCCATGGAAGAATGGGGATCAATTCGGGCAATTCACTCTTGAGAAGCTGTTAGGTGCCGGCAGTAGTGGTTGGGTCTTTCGCGCGTACGACGCCGAGCGAGACCGGCATTGCGTGCTAAAAGTATTAAAGCCACGCAACAAAGAAATGCTGCTGCGGAACCGAATTGGATTCCGGCGGATGCTAACAATCGAGCATCCCAATCTTGTCAAAGCGGATCGCATCTACCAGATCGACGATTACACAGCTTTAAGCATGAACGAGGTTCGTGGAACGACGTTGGCTGAAGCGATTCGCCGCATCGCCAACATGGAACCCGAGCAGGCGTTTGCAACGTTGCTTACGCTCATTCGTGACTACGCGACCGGCTTGGCTGTGTTGCACGCGCACGGTTTGGTTCATCGCGACATCAAGCCTCACAACTTGATGGTTGATGAAAACAATCGTGGCGTGATCATTGACTACAGCCTTGTAGACTATTACGAGCTCAACGACCAAGCGTCTCATGCGAGCGGGTTATTTATCGCTACGTTGCGGTACACTGCACCGGAGGCAATTTGTCAGCAGCGTTACTTGCCCGCTGGCGATATTTATTCTCTTGGTCTCGTCGTAGCCGATGCGTTGTACATCGTCGCGAAAGCAACCTCGCATTTTCCGACAAGCCTTCGTGGCGAAGAAGCATTCACACCTCGATTCGGTGACATGGAAGTCGACACGGATCTCATTATCGAGAATCTGGGTGGTCTGAAACAAATTGTCCCGGACCTGATTCGTGATGCCTGTGTTGAGATGCTCGATCGGCATCCGTCGGAACGACCTACGGCGATGCGTTTGGCGCGACTGGGACTGCCGCCAACGTCCGTGGTGCCGTGGGTGGTCGAAGACCCAATGTTTGGGCGTCAGGAAGAACTGAAGAAAGTATCAGATTGGGCCGACAGCGTTTTCGAGGGAAAGGTTTCTCGATTGCACATTACCGGCCCATCGGGAATCGGGAAGTCACGTTTGCTGACCGAAGTGGTGAATTTGATCGAGAGCCGACGTTGGGGTCAGGTCTTTACAGCGAAGTGCCGCGCTCGCGAAGACGCTCCGCTTCAGGCGTTTGCTCAAATATGTGACATGATCGGTCACCGATACCGACGCGAAGATCGCGAGAAAATGCGACTGCATGCGTGTAGCGCAAATTTTCTTTGCCAATCGTTTCCGGTGCTGGGCGCCGTGATCCAACGGGTCGACGAATTCGACCCTACACCGGTGCAAGAACTTACTCGCGACGATGCACTCGAAGCGGGGGCGCAACTGAGTGAAGAACTTCGCAACATGGGGCCGTTGTTTATCGTGATCGACGATGCTCAGTGGGCGGATCGAGATAGCCTGAATGTCCTCGACCGTTTGCAAGTGGCAGTGGGGCAACATGGATTGGGCCTGATCACCGTTTCTCGCGAGCCGAAAGATCCGCAACGAAGGTCTGCCAACGTCACGATCGCGTTGGAAAAGTTGTCTCTGAAGACGGCCGTCGAAATGTTGCAGCACGCTGCGCAGCGTCACGGGCTCGATGTACCGTTGGATCAGATCGAACGATACGCCGTTACAGCCGACGGCAGTGCATTTCGTTTGCAAGAGTTGGCCGAGGAATTTAGCCCAAGCGGGATGCTTCATTGGCTGCATCGACCACTTGGCGAAGACGATGAACTTGGTGAATTGGCTGTTCAGCCCGATCCGTATGGTTCGATTGATCAATTTTGGCGTCGCCGCGTCGACATGCTAAGCAGTGATGCGAAGGCGTTGTTGCCGTTGATTGCTGCGGGTGGTCATTCATCGACACGTCAATTGACCGAGCTATCCGGGCTTGGCGATGCCGTCGATGCCGCGATATCGGAATTGACCAAAGCCCGATTGATCATTGACGACGCCACCGGTCGAGAATGCATTTCCATTTTGCATGACCGTGTTGCCGACGAATTGGTTGGTTCGTTTAGCGAGCAGGTTCAACATGCCGCTCATGCGAAATGGGCTGAGCTGTTGATCAAGGAAGAGAACCCTGAATTAGCAGCTCGAATTGCGGGCCATTTGTTCGCTGCCAATCGACCTACCCAAGCGGTTCACTTTGCGATCTTGGCTGCGGAGGATGCTGAGCGTTTGCTTGCTCTCACCGAAGCTGCACGTTGGTTTTCTATCGCCGCGAAGTACACCGAAGGCAAAGAACGCGTCGACTTGGTTCGCCGAACCGCACGCAACTATCTTGACGCCGACCGGCCGGCTGCGGCCGCGCAGTACTACCGTGAATTGTCGAAGCTTGTCGATGGTGACGAACGCGACGAATGCGAACGTCTTTCGGTAATTCTTTCGATCCGATGTGGTCGGTTCTTATCAGTCCGAGACCAGCTCGACAAGCTGACAAAGCGGCTGCAATTGCCGCGTCCGAAATCGTCGTTGATGTCGGTGGTTTCTATCGCCATTCGCTATTCCAAGCTCGCCTGGAAGCGTCGAAAACGAAAGACCAACGGCGTCGAGGTTCGCGACGTGGTAGAGGCGTTTGGAATCGGAAAGGAATCTGCCGACGGTGTCGACTCTTCAAGCGAGTACGTTCTGCAACGTAAACGGCTAGACATGTGCAACCAGCTTGCCCGGCCGATGAGCTTGTTCGACAGCCTTTACGCCGCCGAGCTCAATGTTGTCGCGGCGAGCTTGGTCGCGGATTACGGAACTGATGAACAACGCATCCATGTCGCTGTCGGCGAAGCCGTGTTTGGGTGCTACAACCCTGGCAAAGCTCGGAATGATGGCGAGGCGATCATTCTGGCGCTCAACCAATACGTATCTGCGAATGGTCAACTTAAATCACGGGCAGACGTTTGGGCTGCTATCGCGTGCGCACATACGCTGGCGAGTCGATGGAGCCAGGTGAATGCTCCGTTGCGTTTAGCTGTCGACGCGTATCAATCACTGCGAGACCGAAACGGGTTCGAACTCGCTCACACTCAATGGATGGATCTTTGGGCCGATTGGAACCTGGGGCGTTGGTCGCAAATGCGAGATCCGTCCGAGCAAATGATTTCTGATGCTACAAAGCGAAGTGACCTCTACATGCAATTGCTCACTGTAGGAGGCTTCGGGGTAGGCTCTTATTTGATTGACGATCGACTAGACGAACTTCAACGAGTCTTTGAAGCGAACCAAAAGACAGAATTTGATAGCCGAAATACGGTGCTGTTTCAGGTATTCGACTGGATGGCCCAAGTTCAGTTGCAATGGTACGAGGGGAATTACAGGGAAGCTTGGAATATTTACCGCACCATGGAACCAGCGCTACACCGGTATCCATTTGGCAGCATGCAAATGATGCGGATCGTGCGTGCATCCTTCGGATCGTTGGGAGCCTTGCACTGCTTCAACGACGCCCATGCTGCTGCTTGGACCCGCCAGGTGCAGATGCGCATTGTTCAGCTCCGACGAGAAAAAAATCCATTCTCCGACGCAATCGCTGATCTGCATGAAGGCCTACTTCACGAGAAATTGGTGGGGGTTTCAGGCAAGGCAAACGATCGAGACAGAGCGATCGAATTATTCAATTCGGCGATCAAGCTGGCTAAGCCACAGCGGCTTCGACCGATCGAATTGGCGGCCATTGACGCGATTTCACGTCTGAGTGCTGAACTGAATGGGGACTTAAGCGGTGACCTCATTGGGGACTTCATTGAGGACTTAAGCGGAACCGATCCGCAGGCGGTTTCCACCGGTCAGCTCGTCAACCGCATGGTGAAGCAGGGAATCGCTCAGCCGGAAAAACTTGCTCGTCTTTACACGATTGATCCCAAGTCCATAAGTTGA
- a CDS encoding SMI1/KNR4 family protein, with the protein MSSSSDSPPPSSDWSRRLAHRYQVELSATLADWFDRRMWEQVGAGEFHAPISPQELLEPFPDAIWPALMRCDLIPIIGNNAGDYICAVVDADNRDAEYIHWFHGGGDWIPWGKSLPEALVFDAVNHRLPGPKRDNAIPAEDPRPNHQSTLATDPLLAWARSHLPANLRLELDDSSLYETIFESDISFEAARLRKIEAIFENPSAESHLADAMRLVNEVIRRRNDLAWAHHVAGDISQRQGDADAASHHFLASCFCSVFSDQSVRLRHNWDNRVAVKFGASQLASLSADDAYYLQLLVGPDSSKRKQLITEYWINESERASAAGQNDIAYDYVINAGWDVGAPDLRSYGRIIKLASEYAEKAGQSARHHIAETHLACFQSRYGRL; encoded by the coding sequence TTGTCTTCGTCTTCTGATTCTCCGCCGCCTTCTTCGGATTGGTCCCGGCGACTTGCCCATCGCTATCAGGTGGAACTTTCAGCAACCCTGGCTGATTGGTTCGACCGACGCATGTGGGAGCAAGTTGGGGCTGGCGAGTTTCATGCGCCCATATCACCGCAAGAGTTGCTAGAGCCGTTTCCCGACGCAATCTGGCCAGCTTTGATGCGTTGCGACCTTATCCCAATCATCGGCAATAACGCAGGCGACTACATTTGCGCCGTCGTCGACGCTGATAATCGCGACGCGGAGTACATACATTGGTTTCACGGCGGTGGAGATTGGATCCCCTGGGGCAAGTCCCTTCCAGAGGCCTTGGTGTTTGATGCCGTCAACCATCGTTTGCCGGGGCCCAAACGGGACAATGCGATCCCCGCGGAAGATCCGCGACCGAATCATCAATCGACTCTCGCGACGGATCCATTGTTGGCGTGGGCGCGATCGCACTTACCGGCCAACCTTCGATTGGAACTAGATGATTCATCGCTATACGAAACAATTTTCGAAAGCGACATTTCCTTCGAAGCAGCACGCCTTCGGAAGATCGAAGCGATCTTCGAGAATCCATCGGCAGAATCACACCTCGCCGATGCCATGCGTTTGGTCAACGAGGTGATCCGTCGACGTAATGATCTGGCATGGGCCCATCACGTGGCCGGCGACATCTCGCAAAGACAAGGTGATGCGGATGCCGCGAGTCACCATTTCTTGGCGTCATGCTTCTGTTCCGTCTTCAGCGATCAATCAGTTCGTCTGCGTCACAACTGGGACAACCGAGTCGCCGTCAAATTTGGTGCATCACAATTGGCATCGTTATCCGCCGATGATGCTTACTACCTTCAATTGTTAGTTGGCCCTGATTCATCTAAACGTAAACAGCTTATTACCGAATATTGGATCAACGAATCCGAGCGAGCGAGCGCGGCAGGCCAAAATGACATTGCTTACGACTACGTCATCAATGCAGGGTGGGATGTGGGGGCACCTGATCTTAGGTCCTATGGAAGAATCATCAAACTTGCGTCCGAGTATGCTGAAAAAGCTGGGCAATCAGCCCGACATCACATTGCCGAAACGCATCTCGCTTGTTTTCAGTCTCGCTATGGTCGACTGTGA
- a CDS encoding tRNA-queuosine alpha-mannosyltransferase domain-containing protein: MSGRRVLAIDPFHGGSHLAFLEGVVGSSRHAWTVIADKPVHWKWRMRASALKLAQLAQDEVNARGKPELIFCTDMLDVPAWLGMMRKTDLSDVPVVIYFHENQWTYPTSLRSRVDFHFGYTNLMSAFAADHCVFNSAYHRDDFLNASKKFVASMPDSHEAHPWKMLNDKCCVIYPGFDVGSSAPIRSADFSANSIVLGWVSRWESDKRPDEFLRLCRMLDERGIDFQLVLLGPQPNEQLTESLELRRNFANRIIHDGYARTRQEYLTWLSRIDIVVSTADHEFFGIAICEAIASGAIPVVPDRLSYLELVPKSQRYDTIENACLQIQEIANTPSRDREPIFQECLNKIQPMHLSQSVMEIDLLIERLVSTD, from the coding sequence GTGAGCGGTAGGCGAGTACTTGCGATTGATCCTTTTCACGGCGGGTCGCACTTAGCTTTTCTCGAAGGGGTGGTCGGAAGTAGTCGGCATGCGTGGACCGTTATCGCCGACAAGCCGGTACATTGGAAATGGCGAATGCGAGCGTCGGCGCTCAAGCTAGCCCAGTTGGCTCAAGACGAAGTCAACGCACGTGGCAAACCTGAATTGATTTTTTGCACGGACATGCTGGACGTTCCCGCTTGGTTGGGAATGATGCGAAAGACTGATTTGAGCGATGTCCCGGTCGTGATCTACTTTCACGAGAACCAATGGACCTATCCGACCTCGCTAAGATCACGCGTCGATTTTCATTTCGGATACACGAACTTGATGTCCGCATTTGCGGCGGACCATTGTGTGTTCAATTCAGCTTATCATCGCGACGATTTTTTGAATGCCTCGAAGAAGTTCGTGGCCTCGATGCCAGATTCGCATGAGGCTCATCCTTGGAAGATGCTGAACGACAAATGCTGCGTCATATACCCGGGATTCGATGTTGGCTCGTCTGCCCCGATTCGTTCAGCCGACTTCAGCGCTAACTCAATCGTTCTCGGTTGGGTATCGCGATGGGAATCCGACAAGCGGCCTGACGAGTTTCTGCGGTTGTGTCGCATGCTGGACGAGCGAGGCATCGACTTCCAGTTGGTTTTGTTGGGACCACAACCGAACGAGCAGCTCACCGAGTCGCTTGAACTGCGGCGGAACTTCGCGAATCGCATCATTCACGATGGATATGCTAGGACAAGGCAAGAGTATCTGACATGGCTGAGCAGGATTGACATCGTTGTTTCCACCGCCGATCACGAATTCTTTGGCATTGCGATTTGCGAAGCGATTGCATCAGGAGCGATTCCGGTCGTTCCCGATCGTTTGAGTTATCTCGAGCTAGTTCCGAAATCGCAGAGATATGACACAATCGAAAACGCTTGTTTGCAAATCCAAGAAATTGCAAACACCCCGTCGCGAGATCGAGAGCCTATCTTTCAAGAGTGTCTCAATAAAATCCAGCCCATGCACTTGAGTCAATCAGTCATGGAAATCGACCTGTTGATTGAACGACTAGTATCGACCGACTAG
- a CDS encoding flotillin-like FloA family protein: MSLIFGATENAWWTIGGLIVLALISLAIIGVVIKWGSYWFQAYMCGAEVSLKSLIVMSFLRIDHSMIVTAKIMAKQAGLPIDRVTGMSTTRLQAHHLAGGNVMKVVMAQIVAQRAGIALDFDRAAAIDLAGRDVLQAVQTSVTPRVIHCPSGENGGNETLSAVAKNGVELRVGARVTVRTNLDQLIGGATEETIVARVGQGIISAIGSAESHMDVLEMPSQISKGPMINGLDTNTAFEIVSIDIYDIDVGENIGARLQSDQAVADTRIAQAHAEIRRAEAVAFTQQMQARVVANGAALVLAEAEVPSAMGEAFIAGQL, from the coding sequence ATGAGCTTGATCTTTGGAGCAACAGAAAATGCCTGGTGGACGATCGGTGGATTGATCGTCCTGGCACTTATCTCGCTGGCGATCATCGGTGTGGTCATCAAGTGGGGATCTTACTGGTTCCAAGCTTACATGTGCGGCGCAGAAGTCAGCCTGAAGAGTTTGATCGTCATGAGCTTTTTGCGGATCGACCATTCGATGATCGTGACAGCCAAAATCATGGCTAAACAGGCGGGCTTGCCGATTGACCGCGTGACCGGAATGAGCACCACGCGACTGCAGGCTCATCATTTGGCGGGCGGCAATGTGATGAAAGTGGTGATGGCCCAAATCGTGGCTCAACGCGCTGGGATTGCACTCGACTTCGATCGCGCCGCAGCCATTGACCTAGCGGGTCGAGATGTCCTTCAGGCAGTCCAAACTAGCGTAACGCCACGAGTCATTCATTGCCCAAGTGGCGAAAACGGTGGCAATGAAACGCTCAGTGCCGTAGCGAAGAATGGGGTCGAGCTTCGCGTCGGCGCTCGGGTAACCGTTCGCACCAATCTTGATCAACTGATCGGCGGAGCAACCGAAGAGACGATCGTCGCTCGCGTTGGCCAGGGCATCATCTCCGCTATCGGTTCAGCGGAAAGTCACATGGACGTCCTAGAGATGCCTTCACAAATCTCGAAAGGCCCGATGATCAACGGATTGGATACCAACACAGCATTCGAGATCGTATCCATTGATATCTACGACATTGATGTGGGAGAAAATATCGGTGCTAGGTTGCAGAGTGATCAAGCGGTTGCCGATACTCGAATCGCACAAGCGCACGCCGAAATTCGCCGCGCCGAAGCAGTTGCGTTTACTCAACAAATGCAAGCTCGCGTGGTAGCCAACGGGGCGGCGCTCGTATTGGCCGAAGCAGAAGTGCCATCGGCGATGGGCGAAGCGTTCATTGCTGGCCAACTTTAA
- a CDS encoding restriction endonuclease: MNPNKVTAIRSSGLTIYDSLDDRPELFFDLDELEQTLIAALLGTTLDFPLRTRSKVAKQRVCKALGYPVPSSFQRTRPRFPGQELDVFVQKSNNVQIWNDGITPTRRYALIRVDDRERVTGVRVINGEALSRLDRSDTLTHKYQATSQDPIVRSTLVSSTDTGPVISKIVSANHREQGNSVPFFADFKPIADVFESLSQLIGVRIDNPGADQERNRGAGLHVAIAHCLASDELTDNGQFPDIASQLLEIKLQTATTVDLGAVHPNSEEILVGYPAAKRLGIRHCDVRYAILYGSIDDEEVIIEHLVLTTGQDFFKFFQQFGGLEKNSKNQITLPGDFWD; this comes from the coding sequence TTGAATCCGAATAAGGTCACCGCGATTCGGTCGTCCGGGCTGACGATCTACGACTCACTCGACGATCGTCCTGAGCTATTTTTTGATTTGGATGAACTCGAGCAGACCTTGATCGCTGCGCTACTGGGGACAACGCTCGACTTTCCATTGCGGACGCGTTCCAAGGTCGCAAAGCAACGAGTCTGCAAAGCGCTCGGCTATCCGGTGCCGTCGAGTTTTCAAAGGACTCGTCCACGATTTCCGGGGCAAGAACTGGACGTCTTCGTTCAAAAATCCAACAACGTCCAAATCTGGAACGACGGGATCACTCCGACGCGACGTTACGCTCTCATCCGCGTCGACGATCGCGAACGTGTCACAGGCGTACGCGTTATCAACGGTGAAGCACTGTCGCGGCTCGATCGAAGCGATACGCTCACCCACAAATATCAAGCCACCAGTCAGGACCCAATCGTACGTAGCACGTTGGTGTCGTCAACCGATACCGGACCCGTGATTTCGAAGATCGTTTCGGCAAACCATCGCGAGCAAGGCAATTCGGTTCCCTTCTTCGCAGACTTCAAGCCTATTGCCGATGTGTTTGAGAGCCTGTCGCAACTCATAGGAGTGCGGATTGACAATCCGGGTGCCGATCAAGAACGCAATCGCGGTGCTGGTTTACATGTGGCGATTGCCCATTGCTTGGCAAGCGATGAATTGACGGATAATGGTCAGTTCCCCGACATCGCCAGCCAACTGCTTGAAATCAAACTGCAAACCGCGACGACCGTTGACCTGGGAGCAGTTCATCCCAACAGTGAAGAGATTCTGGTTGGCTATCCTGCTGCCAAACGCCTTGGCATTCGTCACTGCGATGTTCGCTACGCGATTCTTTATGGCAGTATTGATGACGAAGAAGTCATCATCGAGCACTTGGTGCTCACGACGGGACAAGACTTCTTCAAGTTCTTTCAGCAGTTTGGTGGCTTAGAGAAGAACTCCAAGAACCAGATCACGTTGCCGGGTGACTTTTGGGATTAG
- a CDS encoding Eco57I restriction-modification methylase domain-containing protein yields MPDLIKQNGIHYTPENLAAFLAQRTLLAYGKSSKSISVVDPACGDGNLLVAIAQNAKPSVRRRMQLFGFERDPDAASNAQANLSNLGVASVTIVKHDFLDVVKKDDGFRYDIVIANPPYVRTQVLGSREAQSLAKRFGLSGRVDLYHAFSIAMASVLRDGGTLGLLTSNRFLTIKSGVKLRTYLREHFDIAEVIDLGDTKLFSASVLPVVVAAQKKSDNGGKFHDEAPFTRIYECRSHTELEEETATTCDVLDGVSDPTVAGKLRTEQGVYEIERGRLAIGQDDAIWTLATPQSNAWLKTVERYQVAKFSDVANIRVGIKTTADAVFIRERWDDLDKASRPERKLIHPLITHHDAERWSIDGTPIRKSVLYPHQLRDGRREAIRLEDFPRAAAYFDSHRERLEGRSYVTESGRNWYEIWVPHRPTDWTEPKIVFPDISERPTFFLDRSTAIVNGDCYWITLKNGYPEDWLYLILAIANSTFITDYYDHRFHNKLYAGRRRFMTQYVKQFPLPDLKCDDSRQIIRLTKKILAAKRPSTRSRLESESDVLVRQAFGVD; encoded by the coding sequence ATGCCTGACTTGATCAAACAGAATGGCATCCATTACACGCCGGAAAATCTAGCTGCGTTTTTAGCTCAAAGGACACTACTGGCTTATGGAAAGAGTTCGAAGTCGATTTCCGTAGTGGACCCCGCGTGCGGCGACGGAAATCTTCTTGTGGCAATCGCTCAAAACGCGAAACCGTCAGTACGTCGACGAATGCAGCTCTTCGGATTCGAGCGAGATCCCGACGCAGCGAGCAACGCCCAGGCCAACTTGTCAAACCTTGGCGTCGCCAGTGTCACCATCGTCAAACATGACTTTCTTGATGTCGTGAAGAAAGACGATGGCTTCCGATACGACATCGTCATTGCGAACCCGCCTTACGTACGAACGCAAGTACTCGGTTCTCGCGAGGCTCAGTCGTTGGCCAAACGGTTTGGCTTGAGTGGACGCGTTGACCTCTACCATGCGTTCTCAATCGCGATGGCGAGTGTCCTTCGCGATGGCGGAACACTCGGCTTGCTGACGTCGAACCGTTTTTTGACAATCAAGTCAGGCGTCAAGTTGCGGACCTACTTGCGAGAACATTTCGACATCGCCGAGGTAATTGACTTGGGCGACACCAAACTGTTTTCGGCGTCTGTATTGCCGGTGGTGGTGGCGGCGCAAAAGAAGTCGGACAACGGCGGCAAATTCCATGATGAAGCTCCATTTACGCGAATCTACGAATGCCGATCTCACACGGAATTAGAAGAAGAAACGGCAACGACTTGCGATGTTCTTGATGGCGTAAGTGATCCGACCGTCGCGGGAAAATTACGAACCGAACAAGGAGTCTACGAGATCGAGCGGGGCAGATTGGCAATCGGGCAAGACGATGCCATATGGACACTCGCGACACCCCAATCGAACGCTTGGTTGAAGACGGTCGAGCGATACCAAGTGGCGAAATTCTCTGATGTCGCCAACATTCGTGTCGGCATCAAGACAACCGCCGATGCTGTATTCATTCGGGAGCGTTGGGACGACCTTGATAAGGCGAGCCGACCCGAACGCAAATTGATCCACCCATTGATCACGCATCACGACGCAGAACGATGGTCCATCGATGGAACCCCGATTCGCAAATCCGTTCTCTATCCACATCAGCTTCGTGATGGGCGACGAGAAGCCATTCGACTCGAAGACTTCCCCCGCGCGGCAGCCTACTTTGACTCTCACCGCGAACGCCTGGAAGGTCGCAGTTACGTGACCGAAAGTGGCCGAAATTGGTATGAAATTTGGGTGCCCCATCGTCCAACGGATTGGACTGAGCCCAAGATCGTATTTCCGGATATCTCGGAGCGACCCACGTTTTTCCTGGACCGATCAACGGCAATCGTCAACGGCGACTGCTACTGGATCACGCTAAAGAATGGCTACCCCGAAGACTGGTTGTACCTGATCCTTGCCATCGCCAACTCAACCTTCATCACGGACTACTACGATCATCGTTTTCACAACAAGCTTTACGCTGGACGACGCCGGTTCATGACTCAATACGTCAAGCAGTTCCCATTGCCCGATCTCAAGTGTGACGACAGTCGGCAGATCATTCGTCTCACAAAAAAAATACTCGCTGCCAAGCGTCCTTCAACGCGATCTCGATTGGAATCCGAGTCCGACGTACTCGTTCGCCAAGCCTTTGGGGTGGACTAA
- a CDS encoding exonuclease/endonuclease/phosphatase family protein encodes MSEQTGGSPIQAALVTMLLGAGGYYFYNNQDSVDLGNLSNAARSKFSNSTSIDDTFVSYRDAPVMIGPNQSLLANKNTPVDTSSRLTGLNHDYVPAPRVDTLAAKSAVTISSTVPRPSYRPVKIASWSLGGFGPTKLASADARKYVSKVIRRYDVIALQQIASIERDLIPRLVDVINGPEHRYDYVLGRSTGPTGRQEQLAFIFDTTSVRVDRRQTYTVSDPSEQMIYDPLVASFQAAEPNENEAWTFSLVNVRVDLSRAAAEVALLPNVLRSVLNDGRNEDDVILLGLFQADDDYLIPTMGSGEMDAAVHHRSTDVFGRFQTSNILIARGATSEYLGRGGVFDYRRNYDLNPVEAESVTSHLPVFADFTAHEGGEL; translated from the coding sequence ATGTCTGAACAAACAGGCGGAAGCCCGATTCAAGCAGCACTCGTAACGATGCTATTGGGCGCTGGTGGCTACTACTTTTACAACAACCAAGATTCAGTCGACTTAGGAAACCTTTCCAACGCCGCACGAAGCAAGTTCAGCAACAGCACCTCGATCGATGACACTTTTGTCAGTTACCGTGATGCGCCCGTGATGATTGGTCCAAACCAGTCGTTGCTTGCCAACAAGAACACTCCGGTCGACACGTCTAGTCGATTGACGGGATTGAACCACGATTACGTACCTGCACCGCGTGTTGATACACTCGCCGCGAAGTCGGCGGTGACCATTAGTTCGACGGTACCTCGTCCCTCGTATCGGCCCGTCAAAATAGCTTCTTGGTCGCTGGGAGGATTTGGTCCTACCAAGCTAGCCAGTGCTGATGCTCGCAAGTACGTTAGCAAAGTGATTCGTCGCTACGATGTGATCGCATTGCAACAAATTGCGTCCATTGAAAGAGACCTAATTCCAAGGCTGGTTGATGTCATCAACGGACCCGAGCATCGCTACGATTATGTGCTCGGTCGTTCAACGGGCCCCACCGGTCGCCAGGAACAACTTGCTTTTATCTTTGACACGACAAGTGTGAGGGTTGACCGTAGGCAGACGTACACGGTGAGCGATCCTTCCGAGCAGATGATCTACGATCCGCTTGTTGCGTCCTTTCAAGCGGCTGAACCCAACGAAAATGAAGCGTGGACTTTCTCGCTCGTGAATGTTCGCGTTGACTTAAGTCGAGCCGCAGCAGAGGTCGCTCTATTGCCCAATGTTTTGCGATCGGTCTTGAATGACGGTCGCAATGAGGATGACGTGATCCTGCTGGGGCTATTCCAGGCTGACGATGACTACCTGATTCCGACGATGGGGTCAGGCGAGATGGATGCAGCCGTTCATCATCGGTCGACGGACGTCTTTGGTCGATTCCAAACGAGCAACATCCTGATCGCCCGTGGCGCCACTAGCGAGTACCTCGGGCGTGGCGGAGTGTTTGATTATCGTCGCAACTACGATCTCAACCCAGTGGAAGCCGAATCGGTAACTAGCCACTTGCCAGTGTTCGCTGATTTTACCGCTCATGAGGGCGGCGAACTGTAG